The proteins below are encoded in one region of Canis lupus dingo isolate Sandy chromosome 30, ASM325472v2, whole genome shotgun sequence:
- the LOC112675475 gene encoding olfactory receptor 4N5, which produces METENSTVLTDFILLGLTQSQHVQLLVFVLVLGFYLIILPGNFLIILTIRSDPGLTAPLYFFLGNLAFLDASYSFIVAPRMLVDFLSKKKIISYRGCITQLFFLHFLGAGEMFLLVVMAFDRYIAICHPLHYSTIMNPRVCYTLLLALWLGGFAHSIVQVALILHLPFCGPNQLDNFFCDVPQVIKLACTDTFVVELLMVSNSGLLTLLCFLGLLASYAVILCRVKGHSSEGKNKALSTCTTHIIIVFLMFGPAIFIYTRPFRAFPADKVVSLFHTVIFPLMNPVIYTLRNQEVKASMKRLLSRHMAC; this is translated from the coding sequence ATGGAGACAGAGAACAGCACAGTGTTGACAGACTTCATTCTCTTGGGTCTGACCCAGTCTCAACATGTTCAGCTCCTGGTCTTCGTGCTTGTCTTAGGTTTCTATCTCATCATCCTCCCTGGAAACTTCCTTATCATCCTCACCATCAGATCAGACCCTGGCCTCACAGCCCCCCTCTACTTCTTTCTGGGAAACTTGGCTTTCCTGGATGCATCCTACTCTTTCATTGTGGCTCCCAGGATGCTGGTGGACTTCCtctccaagaagaaaataatctccTACAGAGGTTGCATCACTCAGCTCTTTTTCTTGCACTTCCTGGGGGCGGGGGAAATGTTCCTTCTTGTTGTGATGGCCTTTGACCGCTACATCGCCATCTGTCATCCCTTGCACTATTCCACCATCATGAACCCTAGAGTCTGCTACACCTTGCTGCTGGCCCTGTGGCTTGGGGGATTTGCTCATTCCATTGTACAAGTAGCCCTTATTCTCCACTTGCCGTTCTGTGGCCCCAACCAGTTGGATAACTTCTTCTGTGATGTGCCGCAAGTCATCAAGCTGGCCTGCACAGACACCTTTGTGGTGGAGCTCCTGATGGTCTCCAACAGTGGCCTGCTCACTCTGCTGTGCTTCCTGGGACTTCTGGCCTCCTATGCAGTCATCCTCTGCCGTGTGAAGGGACACTCCTCTGAAGGGAAGAACAAGGCTCTTTCCACATGTACTACACACATTATCATTGTGTTTCTCATGTTTGGACCTGCCATCTTCATCTACACTCGACCCTTCAGAGCCTTCCCAGCTGACAAAGTAGTTTCTCTCTTTCACACAGTCATCTTTCCTTTGATGAACCCTGTGATTTATACGCTTCGCAACCAAGAAGTGAAAGCTTCCATGAAGAGGTTATTGAGTCGTCACATGGCTTGCTGA